CTGAAGAAGAGGAGATGACAACTGAAGAGGAGGAGGGAGAAGACACCTCCACAATTAAAGAGGACGATGATGAGGAGGAGACAACTAAAGACGAGGAGACTACAACTGAAGAGGACAatggggaggaagaggagatgaCAACTGAAGAGGAGGAGGGAGAAGACACCACCAGAATTAAAGATGACCATGATGGTGAGGAGGAGGAAACAACAACTGAAGACGctgatgaagaagaagatgagtACATAATAGGACTAGATCatctggaggacaccacaacTAAAAACGATGAGGAAGAGGAGGTCGAAACCACAACTTTAAAACACGGGAAAGAGGACCAAAAGGACGAGACCCTATTAgatggggaggaggaggaggaggaagatgtggggacaacactagatATTGGGATGGAGAGGGAGGAGGAGGCAACATCACTAGATGATGATATTGAGGAGGAGGAGACAACTGAAGATGGGGACAAGGATGAGGAAGAGGGGGAGGAAGAAGAAAAGGAGACAACAacagaagatgaagaaaaagaggAGCCGACAACAATATTAGACGACAAAGATGAGGAGAAGCATAAGGAGACAACCATAACAGCGGATGAAGAAGAGGATGAAAAGGAGTCCACACCAATATTAGACAGAGAAGATGAGAAAACAACCATAACGGCAGATGAAGAGGAGGATGAAAAGGAGTCCACAACAATATTAGATGACGAGGATAAGCAAGAGGAGACAACAACTGTAGATGAAGAGGAGGAAGCTTTCATCAATAATGAAGTTAATGTAGATGAAGAAGAGGTGGAGACTTCAGTGCACCAAGTTGAAAATATATCTGATGAGAGTAACTACAGCTTAAcatctgatgatgatgatgatgataaagaaACAGTGAGTTTATCAGCAGCTTATGACCTAAATACAAATAGCGACAGGAAGGATGACGGCGAcgagaacaacaacaacagcgaCAGTGGGAGCCTGGAGCCTGTAGGAAGAAGGAAAGATCTCGGCAAACGTGACAAAGGTACTTCAGTCATTCTCATTCATCCCCTTTTCATGAAAGCCTCATGAAAATGTTCCAGTGTGATCCATTATTCTCACCATGCTAGTCACAGGTGAATGTCATGCGGTATCTTCGTTACAATGCGGTCTGTTCAAAAAGTGCCCCACTCAGACTTTTTTAATTAGCGTTTGTCTCTAAAACCTGGGTATGGGCAACGaaggggattaaaaaaaaaatatatcatctCATTCACGTAACAAACTCTTGCTTTTGAAGTTGCAGGTTTTCATGACGTCATGAAGAAAAACTTAAGACTGCCtacatctacaaaccctgtttccatatgagctgggaaattgtgttagatgtaaatataaacagaatacaatgatttgcaaatcattttcaacccatattcagttgaatgcactacaaagacaacatatttgatgttcaaactcatgcatttttttattttttttagcaaataataattaacttagaatttcatggctgcaacacgtgccaaagtagttgggaaacggcatgttcaccactgtgttacatcaccttttgttttaacaacactcaataaacgtttgggaactgaggaaactaattgttgaagctttggaagtggaattcttccccattcttgttttacgtagagcttcatttgttcaacagtccggggtctccgctgtcgtattttacgcttcataatgagccacgcATTTttgatgggacacaggtctggactgcaggcgggccaggaaagtatccgcactatttttttacgaagccacgctgttgtaacacgtgctgaatgtggcttggcattgtcttgctgaaataagcagagtcgtccatgaaaaagacggcgcttagatggcagcatatgttgttccaaaacctgtatgtacctttcagcattaatggtgccttcacagatgtgtaagttacccatgccttgggcacaaatacacccctataccatcacagatgctggcttttaaactttgcgtcgataacagtctggatagttcgcttcccctttggtctggatgacacgatgtcgaatgtttccaaaaacaatttgaaatgtggactcgtcagaccacagaacacttttccactttgcatcagtccatcttagatgatctcgggcccagaggagccggcggcatttctggatgttgttgataaattgctttcgctttgcgtaggagagctttaacttgcacttacagatgtagtgatgaactgtatttagtgacagtggttttctgaagtattcttgagcccatgtggtgatatcctttagagattgatgtcggtttttgatacagtgccgtctgagggatcgaaggtcacggtcatttaatgttggtttccggccatgctgcttacgtggagtgatttctccagattctctgaaccttttgacgatgttatggaccttagatgttgaaatccctaaatttctagcaattgcaatttgagaaatgttgttcttaaactgtttgactatttgctcacgcagttgtggacaaaggggtgtacctcgccccatcctttcttgtgaaagactgagcattttttgggaagctgtttttatacccaatcatggcacccacctgttcccaattagcctgcacacctgagggatgttctgaataagtgttagatgagcgttcctcaactttatcagtatgtattgccacctttcccaacttctttctcacgtgttgctgggatcaaattctaaagttaatgattatttgcaaaaaaaaattacatctcacacaatttcccagctcatatggaaacggggtttgtaaaaaaaaaaataaagctctgCCAACTATCTGTTACTCAGCTACAGACGTGTAAGCTGTGAGTTATTGTGTTGCTCTTCAACAAATAGGCAAACGTAGCATGATGTCACAATGTGAGTCTAACGTTAGcactgtagctcacatagctatgctcgtGTTGCTAACATTTGTGTCCTATTGTGCCACTCCTTGCTACAcgttcttgattgattgattgatttaaacttgtattagtagattgcacagtacagtacatattccgtacaattgaccactaaatggtaacacccgaataagtttttcaacgtgtttaagtcggggtccacgttaaacaatTCATGGTTGTAAGACATATTATATAATTTGGACAAGAGCAGAGGTACagtgtatttttaaaaaacagattaagTGCACGATAGTGGAGACAAACTCAATCTTTCGGCGATAACCATAGCTCAGTAGCATTAAACCAAACGGTGTGTTGGTCCCAGTAAGGCTTCCTAAAAGCACTTCTATACGGGCTAAATTCCAGTATCAAGGCAACACACATTCAATACACTATTGAGTCAgctaaaacatgttaaaatgtattaaaaatacaaTATGAGAACTTGAAGTCAAAAGAAGGCCAATGCACCTACAGGAATTCTACCTAAAAGTAACAAGACACACTGGCTTACACTTGCTGTGTTTTTAGTGTAGTGTTTTTGCACTGCATGATCCTTTGTCACGATCCCTTTGTGAAAATTACATTAAAACCCTGTCTACTTTACtagatgtttgtgtgtgtaactgtgtATTATATTGCAGTTGTGGAAGAAGCAGAGAAAAGAGAGGCACTCAAAGAAGTTAAAGGTAATATCCCTTGTCGGTATGCTAATATCTAGTAAGGAGGgtctaactcaggggtgtcaaaactaCAGAACAGGGGCCGGCGTCTTCAATttggccaaatctggcccgagAGACGGCACGAGTTCAAGAAACAAATTTGACCAGGAGCGGTGTATCCATATTCATATACAAATATCCAGCGGTCTGATTGCTAACAATTTGTCGCCATTTGGAGGCCGACGAAAGTAACATTGCCTTTAATTGTACTTTCAAGTCAATGAAAAACAGCATTTACTTCTACAattcaatccaaacaaccttgcATAGTCAaagggcagaaaaaaaaaaagtgccaaggAATCACcacgtgtttgtgtggctaaaggctaaatcttcccaactccatctttctactgtgacttctccaatattaattgaacaaattgcaaaagattcagcaacacagatctccaaaatactgtgtaattatgccgttaaagcagacgacttttagctgtgtgtgtgcagcgctcatacttcctttaAACCTGTGACGtgttgcgtacacgtcatcattacacgacgttttcaagacgaaactcccgggaaattaaaaattgtaatttagtaaactaaaaaggccgtattagcatgtgttgcaatgttaatatttcatcattgatatataaactatcagactgcgtggtcggtagtagtgggtttcagtaggcctttcataaCCACTTTAATTTCTATGCAGTCCGCTTTCGGCCCCCCGCCAAAATCTTTAGGCCCAATGCGCCCCCTAGTCaaaaagtttgacacccctgatataactCATTACTGAAAATAGTTGTGATTTTTTTATACTTATTATGATGCTTTACACCTTACACAGATCTTTTAAAAGACGGGAAAAAGGACACAGAACATGAGGAatcagtcaaaaacaaaacaagagcaGAAAAGCCAAAAGATAAGGTCAAACCTACCTTGACTACACTTTTTAAGCAGAAAACGGACAAATCCAAAGGTAAGGCCaaatatgtgatgaattacattgtatcatatgcatgcaaataaactgaaactgaactgaactaaactaataatgactgaataatGGTGTAATTGTCGCGATACATACTATATGTGATTTTAGCACATTAAGAAGTCTAACAGACTAAGTATGCCACTTGTTTTTAGAACAAACCCTGGAGAAGAAGCCACCAAAGGAGCCTCAAGTTAAAGCAAAGTCCATCAAAGACAAAACAGTTATTAAAAAGCCTTTTGAGGAGTTCTCCAGAGTTAAGAAGCTGGGAATTAAGCGAACACCCACAGACGACAGAAAGTATTCAAAGGATCTTAGGAAACCTACCAAAGAAGAGAAAAGAGAGAAAGAACCGGACTTTAAAAATCAAACCAAGAAAGAGGGGGCAAAACCTCTCAAAGAACCTTTTAAGGAGAATGAAGTCAAGAAAAATCTGAAAAAAGAGAAAGGAGTATTGGAAACGCCTAAGGATAAGGTAGAGGATAAGGTAAAAGAGGACAAAAAAACACTCAAATCCAAGAAAGAGGTCAAGAAACCTGACGAAGATCAACGAAAAACTGAAGAACCACCCAAAGAAAAAGCCAAGATAAAGGTCGGAAAATCACTTAAAGAAGAGCGAGATGTTGAAGAACCACtcaaagaagaagccaaagaggcaaaaaagattAGGAAACCTAACAGAAAACTGAGTCCCACCAAGAAATTACttaaagaagaagaaaacaaatCATCGATTGTTAAAAAAGTCAAGAAAATTTACACAGAAGTTGAGAAAGCTCCGAAAGAGGATAATGTCACAATGCAACATCCCAAAACAGAAATCAAAGACAAGAAACCTCTCAAAGTGGGGGAAACAATCAAGAAAACCGTCAAACCATCAACACATGAAAAAGAAGATCAGAAACTTACTTTGGGAGAAGTCAAGAAAGCGGCGGGAGAAGAGAAAGTCATGAAAGAACATCCCAAGGACGAAAAAGAACTCCAGAAACTTGTCAAACCAGAGAGAAAAATGAATGGCACGTCTAAAGAAACAAAGAAACCCCAAGATGACATAAAAAAAGTCAAGAAATCTCCCAAAGACGAAAACGAACCCAAGAAACTTGTCAAACCAGAGAGAAAAATGAATGTCACGTCTAAAGAAACAAAGAAACCTCAAGATGACATTAAAAAAGTCAAGAAATCTCCCAAAGATGAGAAGGAAATCAAGAAACTCGCCAAACCAGAGAGAGAAACAAATGTGTCGTTAACAGAAACATCGAGACCATCAGTATACCTGAAAGAAGTAAAAAAATATCCCAAAGTAAAGAGAGATGCCAAACGGGATATAATGATTACAAGACTTTTGAAAGTAGAAGCCAAGGAACTTACAGAAAAGGAGGAGACAGAACCAAAGAAAGCAACCAAAGACAAGAGAGAACAAAATAAACCTCATGAGAAAGAGAGTGTCATCAGAAGCACTTCCAAAGTAGATGAAGTTCTCAAGAAACCTCATATAGAAGACAAAGCAGTAAATGAAATTACCAAAGAAAAGGATGACACCAGGAAACAGCTTAAAGAGGAGAAACAAAAGACAGCACATAAAAAGGCCCACACTCTGGAGAAGGAGAAAACGCCTCATGAAGCCCCATTTCTGGTGAAAGAAGAGAAGATTTCAgtcaaagaaaagaaaaaacctCTTAAAGAAGAGAAAATTCAACCTAAAGAAGAAAATATTCTAGTCAAAGAAGAGGGGAAACATCCTACAGAAAAGATACCAACAATAGAAGGGGAGATCCAACCTAAAGAGGAGAAGATTCAACCCAAAGAAGAGAAGACACATTCTAAGGAGAAGATTCAATCCAAACAGGAGAAGAAAGCTCCTAAAGAAGAGAAGAAACCTTCTAAGGAGAAGATTCAATCCAAACAGGAGAAGAAAGCTCCTAAAGAAGAGAAGAAACCTCCTAAAGAGGTGAAAATTCAACCCAAAGAAGAAAGACCTCTTAAAGAGGAAAAAACCCAATCTAACGAACAGAAGAGAAAGACTCCAGTCAAAGAAAAGACTATCCCATCCAAACAGGAGATGAAACCACATCAAGAAGAGAAACCTCTTAAAGAAGAGAAGATTCAACCTAAAGAAGAAAATATTCTAGTCAAAGAAGAGGGGAAGCATCCTAAAGAAAAGATACCACCAAAAGAAGAGGAGATCCAACCTAAAGAAGAAAAGATTCAACCCAAAGAAGAGAAGAAACCTTCCAACGTGAAGCTTCAGTCCAAACAGAAGATAAAATCTCCTAAAGAAGAGAAGAAACCTAAAGAGGTGAAAATTCAACCCAAAGAAGAGAGACCTCTTAAAGAGGAAAAAATGCAATCTAACCGACAGGAGAGGAGTCCAATCAAAGAGAAGATGATCCCATCCAAAGACGAGATGAAACCACATCAAGAAGAGAAACCTCTTAAAGAAGAAAAGAAGATTACATCCAAAGACAAAGAGGTTACAAAGGCGCCCAAAGAAGATAAAGACCAAAAGAAACTCCCCAAAGAAGAGGGGGAAGATAAAGTAGTGGAGAAGAAAACTTCCATCAAGAAAGTAAAAATGATCACAAAACCAATAAAAGATGCTGCAGAATTAAGAAGACCATCTAAAGAAGTCAGACAGCCCTTGAGAGAGAAGATAGTGACAGAATCTTCCAAACACGAGAAGAAAGACAAAGAAAACGAAGCACCTGATCAGAAGACACCCACAGAGGAGAAGGAAACCCCCAAGAAGCTTTCAATGGAAGAAACCACACATGAAGCAAAGACAGTATCATCAAAGACAGTATCATCAAAGATCCCCAAAGAAGTTGCTGAACCCGTTAAATCTTTCAGGACTCATGGACTTGTCAAAATGCATCTCCAAAAGGAGAAGGAAAAACTAGCTGATATTGCTTCAAAAGTACAGCCTGAAGAAACATCAGAGAAGACCATAGGCAAAAAAGGACTGAAGATACTCAAAGAAAGAAAACAACCAGAAACAGACGAAAAGAGAGAGATAATTTCCAAAGGACTGCAGAAGATAATCAAACAAGAATCAAAGGAACCCTTAAAGAAAGAAAAGCATGTTTTAAAACAATCTAAGAAGGACGGAAAAGACAGTGAACAGAAGAAGCTGTCCGGGGTGGTCTCTGAAGAAGTGAAAGTGATCGCCAAAGAGAAAACTAGGACCATAGTCAAAGAAGTAAAAGAGGACAGGAAGACTTCAACGGAAGAAGATTTGAAGACAGGTATGATGCAAGTCTTAAAACATTCCattgtctttgattgattgattgattgattgattgattgattgattgattgatacttttattagtagattgcacagtacagtacatattctgtacaattgaccactaaatggtaacacccgaatacgtttttcaacttgtttaagtcggggtccacgttaatcaattcatggaaatgAAGGACCTCATATTTACACTTAAGGTAGAAATTTCACAATTCAAGCAGTTATTTATTAACACTTTCTGTTTCTTGTTCTGTTCAAGCCACGAGAACCACAAAGACTGAGAAGACCAGAATGTCCATCAGGACGAAGGAACATGTTAATACTACAAAAACTGGTGAGACAACTAAAGGAGAGGACCGTCATACCAACAAAATCATGATAGGAATACAAGTCATCTCAATTTAATCcattccaatccaatccactttatatagcacatttaaacaacaaaatgtttccaaagtgctgcacaacaatattaaaaacaatattaaaatactatcctgagctccaccaatgactgaataaaaaacaaaaaataaatacatataaaacaaaaaaatatatataaaataagtatgattaaaaacgattttaaagggtaaaaccaattaaaacagtaaatagaaatcaaaattttaaaaacaaaaaacacagaggacaacagaggaccacacaactcacacggtgttaaaagccagagaataaaagtgggtcttaggATGAGACttaaaaggcccactgaaatgagattttcttatttaaacgggtatagcaagtcatttctatgtcatactttatcattttgcgatattgccatatttttgctgaaaggatatagtagagaacatccacgataaagttcgcaactttcggtgctaaaagaaaagccctgcctctaccggaagtcgcagacgatgacgtcacatgttgatggctcctcacatattcacattgattttaatgggagcctccaacaaaaacagctattcggaccgagaaaacgacaatttccccattaatttgagcgaggatgaaagattcgtgtttgaggatattgatagcgatggactagaaaaataaaaaaaagtaaaaaaaaaaactgcgatagcattgagacggattcagatgtttttagacacatttactaggataattctgggaaatcccttatctttctattgtgttgctagtgttttagtgagtttaatagtacctgatagtcggaagtgtacgttcACGGCCGGGTGTTGAGGTGCAGTGTctcagctgtatgggcggcacaagctcagctgatatccggtaagaagcgactttttaaccacaattttctcaccgaaacctgctggttgacattcggttgggatccatctccgctctgatccatagtaaagtttcacctctgtgaatttt
The sequence above is drawn from the Nerophis ophidion isolate RoL-2023_Sa linkage group LG03, RoL_Noph_v1.0, whole genome shotgun sequence genome and encodes:
- the si:ch211-266g18.10 gene encoding titin isoform X6, with the translated sequence MADGAKTASGGSTAGSVKSKVGVVLSKLRLSMELLIALAAFLSWLVVGVVMFDFVEYKAVPDIQQVVSDPVQAVHDAVEEVSSLVNKFQECAPDLSDPMSAAAYAVEEIAQAKDGFVQYLSDEEGNFYLSYVDPVVFGRRLFHSTDDCVCGVMASIRDALCAAVDGAWATVSYLKIGTMDMSFMDPVGLGRGVFFSINDFMCGWMTSIQKFFCGILDSFLDLIKGTVDLSVLDPVALGRNVIMATNDTITKASSSLQEVMDAVTESVGNIFKGTTDLSFINPVVIGRNVFGVFNKLVSGTFAHLQDVLCSTADVTLDAIKDIQEKVAFSPSAALKRTVEIVVEQYHMLVDAISALLIGEQGILPDVTFNPMKVMEDAMLELTEKKDVLVAYLSGMIVADQGESVASPAVSVIPEKVESVASHSERHMVRRKGEFLPPYVKVAEMMIAAKDAEDDKKAAKEASASPGEEEEEKDAGKDDGEEQQPEEKDDVDKVTEEQMNKERDLEEIVTKEEKTKNAQVLLVEEESRDEEEEEDTTLDEEDNVEETTNKGDDEEKEAGTILDDAMQDEETTTLEENTMLLVEESALDDDEDTTTEDDDDEEVETASEGREEGENTTTIKDDDEETLDEEEENEENTTEDDSKEEVDTTIEDEVEEDTTTIEVEETTTENKSEEDEEIPTENNCKDKEETTEEGEEGEDTTTMKDDNQQEEEETTDEETTTANDEEEETSDEEEHEETTTEEDKEEEEEMTTEEMVEETTTENEEDEETTTEEDNEEEEMTTKEEEGEDTYTIKEDDNGEETTKDEETTTEEDNGEEEEMTTEKEEGEDTYTIKNDDDREEETTEDDDEEEDEDTTTEEDNEEEEEMTTEEVGEETTTIKDDDDYEEETTTKDEEDEETTTEEEEMTTEEEEGEDTSTIKEDDDEEETTKDEETTTEEDNGEEEEMTTEEEEGEDTTRIKDDHDGEEEETTTEDADEEEDEYIIGLDHLEDTTTKNDEEEEVETTTLKHGKEDQKDETLLDGEEEEEEDVGTTLDIGMEREEEATSLDDDIEEEETTEDGDKDEEEGEEEEKETTTEDEEKEEPTTILDDKDEEKHKETTITADEEEDEKESTPILDREDEKTTITADEEEDEKESTTILDDEDKQEETTTVDEEEEAFINNEVNVDEEEVETSVHQVENISDESNYSLTSDDDDDDKETVSLSAAYDLNTNSDRKDDGDENNNNSDSGSLEPVGRRKDLGKRDKVVEEAEKREALKEVKDLLKDGKKDTEHEESVKNKTRAEKPKDKVKPTLTTLFKQKTDKSKEQTLEKKPPKEPQVKAKSIKDKTVIKKPFEEFSRVKKLGIKRTPTDDRKYSKDLRKPTKEEKREKEPDFKNQTKKEGAKPLKEPFKENEVKKNLKKEKGVLETPKDKVEDKVKEDKKTLKSKKEVKKPDEDQRKTEEPPKEKAKIKVGKSLKEERDVEEPLKEEAKEAKKIRKPNRKLSPTKKLLKEEENKSSIVKKVKKIYTEVEKAPKEDNVTMQHPKTEIKDKKPLKVGETIKKTVKPSTHEKEDQKLTLGEVKKAAGEEKVMKEHPKDEKELQKLVKPERKMNGTSKETKKPQDDIKKVKKSPKDENEPKKLVKPERKMNVTSKETKKPQDDIKKVKKSPKDEKEIKKLAKPERETNVSLTETSRPSVYLKEVKKYPKVKRDAKRDIMITRLLKVEAKELTEKEETEPKKATKDKREQNKPHEKESVIRSTSKVDEVLKKPHIEDKAVNEITKEKDDTRKQLKEEKQKTAHKKAHTLEKEKTPHEAPFLVKEEKISVKEKKKPLKEEKIQPKEENILVKEEGKHPTEKIPTIEGEIQPKEEKIQPKEEKTHSKEKIQSKQEKKAPKEEKKPSKEKIQSKQEKKAPKEEKKPPKEVKIQPKEERPLKEEKTQSNEQKRKTPVKEKTIPSKQEMKPHQEEKPLKEEKIQPKEENILVKEEGKHPKEKIPPKEEEIQPKEEKIQPKEEKKPSNVKLQSKQKIKSPKEEKKPKEVKIQPKEERPLKEEKMQSNRQERSPIKEKMIPSKDEMKPHQEEKPLKEEKKITSKDKEVTKAPKEDKDQKKLPKEEGEDKVVEKKTSIKKVKMITKPIKDAAELRRPSKEVRQPLREKIVTESSKHEKKDKENEAPDQKTPTEEKETPKKLSMEETTHEAKTVSSKTVSSKIPKEVAEPVKSFRTHGLVKMHLQKEKEKLADIASKVQPEETSEKTIGKKGLKILKERKQPETDEKREIISKGLQKIIKQESKEPLKKEKHVLKQSKKDGKDSEQKKLSGVVSEEVKVIAKEKTRTIVKEVKEDRKTSTEEDLKTATRTTKTEKTRMSIRTKEHVNTTKTADVPKRPLSLVRVTKKQIAPILKKEQKNATKIEAPQVSKVTAKPEAAKKVVPKEKVTAAPANKVLTEQESPARNASLLKERAKIVPMKKAAVVTRPVKKVTDVTPKTPAEAVTVKGKAVVPRKDGVAAHKNASLTKEKVKVVQLKKEPHAAKEKVKAADEKKVSSEAEADTKRGKATSLLKTKMQEPSKENIKPAAVKKDIELAKEAKVAKEEAKRAKEVKAEKKAEADLAKEAKTAAAKKECLFFFDKTEVTKATKDEKSKEARVLKEIQEPVKKNKSAKEEQAKVDSEEFLTEDELPYFQCFFVDEDEAQFPFYAFSPLQI
- the si:ch211-266g18.10 gene encoding trichohyalin isoform X4, encoding MADGAKTASGGSTAGSVKSKVGVVLSKLRLSMELLIALAAFLSWLVVGVVMFDFVEYKAVPDIQQVVSDPVQAVHDAVEEVSSLVNKFQECAPDLSDPMSAAAYAVEEIAQAKDGFVQYLSDEEGNFYLSYVDPVVFGRRLFHSTDDCVCGVMASIRDALCAAVDGAWATVSYLKIGTMDMSFMDPVGLGRGVFFSINDFMCGWMTSIQKFFCGILDSFLDLIKGTVDLSVLDPVALGRNVIMATNDTITKASSSLQEVMDAVTESVGNIFKGTTDLSFINPVVIGRNVFGVFNKLVSGTFAHLQDVLCSTADVTLDAIKDIQEKVAFSPSAALKRTVEIVVEQYHMLVDAISALLIGEQGILPDVTFNPMKVMEDAMLELTEKKDVLVAYLSGMIVADQGESVASPAVSVIPEKVESVASHSERHMVRRKGEFLPPYVKVAEMMIAAKDAEDDKKAAKEASASPGEEEEEKDAGKDDGEEQQPEEKDDVDKVTEEQMNKERDLEEIVTKEEKTKNAQVLLVEEESRDEEEEEDTTLDEEDNVEETTNKGDDEEKEAGTILDDAMQDEETTTLEENTMLLVEESALDDDEDTTTEDDDDEEVETASEGREEGENTTTIKDDDEETLDEEEENEENTTEDDSKEEVDTTIEDEVEEDTTTIEVEETTTENKSEEDEEIPTENNCKDKEETTEEGEEGEDTTTMKDDNQQEEEETTDEETTTANDEEEETSDEEEHEETTTEEDKEEEEEMTTEEMVEETTTENEEDEETTTEEDNEEEEMTTKEEEGEDTYTIKEDDNGEETTKDEETTTEEDNGEEEEMTTEKEEGEDTYTIKNDDDREEETTEDDDEEEDEDTTTEEDNEEEEEMTTEEVGEETTTIKDDDDYEEETTTKDEEDEETTTEEEEMTTEEEEGEDTSTIKEDDDEEETTKDEETTTEEDNGEEEEMTTEEEEGEDTTRIKDDHDGEEEETTTEDADEEEDEYIIGLDHLEDTTTKNDEEEEVETTTLKHGKEDQKDETLLDGEEEEEEDVGTTLDIGMEREEEATSLDDDIEEEETTEDGDKDEEEGEEEEKETTTEDEEKEEPTTILDDKDEEKHKETTITADEEEDEKESTPILDREDEKTTITADEEEDEKESTTILDDEDKQEETTTVDEEEEAFINNEVNVDEEEVETSVHQVENISDESNYSLTSDDDDDDKETVSLSAAYDLNTNSDRKDDGDENNNNSDSGSLEPVGRRKDLGKRDKVVEEAEKREALKEVKDLLKDGKKDTEHEESVKNKTRAEKPKDKVKPTLTTLFKQKTDKSKEQTLEKKPPKEPQVKAKSIKDKTVIKKPFEEFSRVKKLGIKRTPTDDRKYSKDLRKPTKEEKREKEPDFKNQTKKEGAKPLKEPFKENEVKKNLKKEKGVLETPKDKVEDKVKEDKKTLKSKKEVKKPDEDQRKTEEPPKEKAKIKVGKSLKEERDVEEPLKEEAKEAKKIRKPNRKLSPTKKLLKEEENKSSIVKKVKKIYTEVEKAPKEDNVTMQHPKTEIKDKKPLKVGETIKKTVKPSTHEKEDQKLTLGEVKKAAGEEKVMKEHPKDEKELQKLVKPERKMNGTSKETKKPQDDIKKVKKSPKDENEPKKLVKPERKMNVTSKETKKPQDDIKKVKKSPKDEKEIKKLAKPERETNVSLTETSRPSVYLKEVKKYPKVKRDAKRDIMITRLLKVEAKELTEKEETEPKKATKDKREQNKPHEKESVIRSTSKVDEVLKKPHIEDKAVNEITKEKDDTRKQLKEEKQKTAHKKAHTLEKEKTPHEAPFLVKEEKISVKEKKKPLKEEKIQPKEENILVKEEGKHPTEKIPTIEGEIQPKEEKIQPKEEKTHSKEKIQSKQEKKAPKEEKKPSKEKIQSKQEKKAPKEEKKPPKEVKIQPKEERPLKEEKTQSNEQKRKTPVKEKTIPSKQEMKPHQEEKPLKEEKIQPKEENILVKEEGKHPKEKIPPKEEEIQPKEEKIQPKEEKKPSNVKLQSKQKIKSPKEEKKPKEVKIQPKEERPLKEEKMQSNRQERSPIKEKMIPSKDEMKPHQEEKPLKEEKKITSKDKEVTKAPKEDKDQKKLPKEEGEDKVVEKKTSIKKVKMITKPIKDAAELRRPSKEVRQPLREKIVTESSKHEKKDKENEAPDQKTPTEEKETPKKLSMEETTHEAKTVSSKTVSSKIPKEVAEPVKSFRTHGLVKMHLQKEKEKLADIASKVQPEETSEKTIGKKGLKILKERKQPETDEKREIISKGLQKIIKQESKEPLKKEKHVLKQSKKDGKDSEQKKLSGVVSEEVKVIAKEKTRTIVKEVKEDRKTSTEEDLKTATRTTKTEKTRMSIRTKEHVNTTKTADVPKRPLSLVRVTKKQIAPILKKEQKNATKIEAPQVSKVTAKPEAAKKVVPKEKVTAAPANKAAPEKKVKPVLRKKVLTEQESPARNASLLKERAKIVPMKKAAVVTRPVKKVTDVTPKTPAEAVTVKGKAVVPRKDGVAAHKNASLTKEKVKVVQLKKEPHAAKEKVKAADEKKVSSEAEADTKRGKATSLLKTKMQEPSKENIKPAAVKKDIELAKEAKVAKEEAKRAKEVKAEKKAEADLAKEAKTAAAKKEVTKATKDEKSKEARVLKEIQEPVKKNKSAKEEQAKVDSEEFLTEDELPYFQCFFVDEDEAQFPFYAFSPLQI